Part of the Oscillospiraceae bacterium genome is shown below.
CGTTCTGGATGAAGAAAAGAAAAAGGTTGCAGACGCATTCTGGGCTTCTGCTGAGGTTGGCACCGTTTACGACGGTGTTATCAAGTCCATCACCGATTACGGCGTATTCGTTGATATCGGCGGCGTTGAGGGTATGGTTCACATCTCCGAGCTTGCCTGGAAGAGAGTTAAGCATCCTACCGACGTTGTTTCCATGGGCCAGCAGATAAAAGTATTTATCAAGGCTCTCGATCCCGAGCAGCGCAGAATTTCTCTGGGCTACCGCACCGAGGACACCAATCCCTGGAACATCTTCACCTCTAAGTACGCTATCGGCGACGTTGCTAACGTTAAAATCGTTGGTCTTACCGCATTCGGCGCATTTGCTGAAATCGTTCCCGATGTTGACGGTCTCATCCACATTTCCCAGCTGGCTGACCGCCGTGTAAACAAGGTTGACGAGGTTGTTAAGGTTGGCGATACCGTTGATGTTAAGATTATCGACATCGACACCGAAAAGAAGAACATCAGCCTTTCCATACGCGCTCTTATCGAGCCCCAGGAGGCTGAAGCTCCCGCAGAAGAAGCAGAGGCAGAGGTTTACAGCACCGACGCTCCCGCAGATGCTGAATAATCGACTTTTAAAAGACTTACGAAAACCGCGGAAAAACTTCCGCGGTTTTTTTTATTGTTTGTGTACGCAGTTTTTACCCACCTGCGCAAGCCGAGCCGATCCGCGTACTGACAACGCGGAAAATTAAGCGTAATTGACACGCGAGGTACATTCGCAGATTGCCGTCATTACGTTAACTGTTAATTTTATAAAATTTTTACAGTGCGAAAAATTTCGGTCAATGATAATCTTTCTAAAAAAACGGAATATTATCTTATTTAGTGTTAATACTGTAATCAAAAAATGCTGATTTTACACATTTTTTGATATAATGTATTGACTTTTGCTATTACTTTTGTTATAATTTTTTTACACCCCGGTGTATAAAAAATTATAAGGAGAACGAAATGATGAAAAAGGTCACGGCATTTTTGTTTTGTGCAATTATTCTTTTTGTCTGCATGCTGAGTGTTTCGGCGGCAGACTACGTTATTTGGGATTTTACCGATCCCATTGCGGCGTCCGAGTGGACAGGCACTCCCGAAGCTGAACTGGAGATCACCGAGCACGGTCTTAAGATTTCCGGTGAGGGCGATAACCTCAACATCAGTGTAAAGGTGAATGAAGAGGTTCTTCTGGACGATTACAGCTATGTAGTATTTGAATATACCGGCTCGGATGTGGGCGGCGGATTCCAGCTTTACCACTGGACAAGCACAAGCACAGGCTTCCCCTACATTTCCTCTTATTCCGGAAGCTGTGATGTAGGTGTTGTCAGACAGCATATTTTTGACCTTAAGGCCACTCCCTTTGAAACGGCACATTGGACAGGCAAGCTCACCAATCTGCGTATCGACCCTTTCCGCAACCAGACCAGACGTGAGATGATAATAAAGTCCCTGGGCTTCTTCAAGGATGCCGATACATATGATACATATGTCAAGGAAAAGGCATCTGCGGCTATCCCCTACGGTCAGCCCATAATGCTTTACAACCCTGCACTTACAAATCCCATTTTCCCCCTGACGGGCAGTAACTGTGTCATCGACTATAAGGATAACTACGCGATAGTTACCTCCACCAACGGACCCGAAGAAAAAGCGGGCAACACAGGCGACCCCAACTTCTCTGTTAACGCGGGCTTTGACGGAACCAGATGGCAGTGGATGAAGATACGCCTGAAAAACCTTTCCGAAGCTACCCATTTTGAAATGCATTTTGTTTCCGATGCCACCAACGGCACTCTCACCGGTGCCAGCTGTACCCACTTCCCCATTTCAAGCTTTGATGAGGAATTTGTGGAATACATCGTTAATGTAAAGGACGCAAACCTTAATTCCCAGAGCGTAAATAACAATATTCTGGAGGATACCATGTGGAAGGGTAATATCCGCCAGATACGCTTCGACTGTATGTGGAAAGCCGAACCCTCGGGTCAGATGCCCACAGGCAGTCAGATGTACATCGACTACATAGGCTTCTTCAGAAGCGAAGCCGAGGCGAAGGCATTTACACCCGACCCCTCCACCGAAATCGAAAAAGCCAAAAAGAATACGGGCGCTCCCACCCCTACATGGATATTCGACAACGAGGAGATAATAAGCACCATAAGCACCTGGTCTGTTGATTTGAGCCTGAGCGGCGGTGCACTCAAGGTTATCCCCACCACCGAGGACCCCTGCCTTGAAATGAGACTTCCCTTCACCTTTGACAGTGCGGAATTCCCCATTTTCGCTTACCGTCACAAGACAGACTCCACCGTGGGCGTTCTTGCTATGTTCTATTCCAGCGATAAGGGTGCAAACCCTTCCAATACCAATGTCGGTATAAGCGTTGATAACAGCGGTGTATGGTCCAATGTTATTGTGGATATGTCTACACACGAAAGAGCCAAGGAAACCTGGCACGGCAATATCACAGGTCTGCGTATCGACCCCATCAACGGTCTTGACCTGGAGGCTGAAATCTATATCGACCGCTTCGGCTTCTTCCGCACAAGAGGCGAGGCTATGGCGTTCCTCAACGAGGGCATAACCGCCATGGATTACAGCAAGCCTGCCGCCTTTACCGCGGATTATCAGAAGGCAATTATCCCCGGCGGCACTCTTTACGAGGGCTATAAAGAGAGCGACTTCCTGCTCAGCTCCACCACACCCTCAGGTGTAGGTACAAGCCCCGTTGTTATACGCACCGACGCTGACGGCAAGCAGGAAATTGTTGCACTGGGCTATACCAATGACAACGGCTTTACCTCATTTGTGGCAAACAAGCCCGCAAATTACACTCTCGGCTATAACCATAAGACCTACACCGACATTGCAGGTCACTGGGGCGAGGGATATATAAACTTCGTTTCCGACAGAACCCTGTTCGGCGGAACCTCTCCTACCGAGTTCAGTCCCGAGCTTGCTATGACCAGAGGTATGTTCATTACCGTTCTGGGACGTATGCACGGCGTTGACACCTCCAAGTACGACGGAAACACCGGCTACGGCGACGTACCCGTTACCGAATACTATGCACCCTACATTCAGTGGGCAAAAGAAAATAACCTCATGGCACCTCTTTCCGAAGTGACCTTCGGTGCAGAGGACCCCATCTACCGCGAAACCATGGCGGCTGTTATCGCAAACTACGCTAAATTCTCAGGCTTTAATATGGTGGGTTATGCAGACGTCATCAACTTCAGCGACCTTGCAGGCGTTGATGCGACTACCGTTGAAGCAATTGAGTTCGTTCAGAAGCTGGGTATTATCAACGGTAAGGGCGGCACCACCTTTGACCCCAAGGGCTATTCCACCCGTGCAGAGGTTGCCACCGTTATGGAGCGTGTGATAAAGACCGCACTGGGCGTTAATACCGCTTCCACTGCCTATACCCCCGATTACTTCACCCGTGACCGCATCAGAATAGGCGCATGGGGCTTCCAGTCAGATTTTGCCAACGAGTACGGCATGCAGAAGCTTCGTGACCTGGGTGTTGACTGGCTGATACACAGCGGTGCAGTTTCCTCTGTCTACACACGTGACATTGTTCTCAACTATGCCGATAAGTACGGCATTGCAATAAACGCCGCCGATGCTTCCGTAGGCAGCAGTTCGGTTGATGACCCCAACTGGAATCCTGCCGTGAAGGCTTCCGAATATATGCATCATCCCTCTTTCGTAGGTCACTTCTTCTCCGACGAGCCCGGTACCGACTATCACCCCATGCTGGGCGCACTCAGCAAGAAGTACCGCGAATTAATGCCGGGCAAGACTCCTTTTGTAAATCTGCTTCCCATGTATGCCAACGCGGCACAGCTCAAAATGAGCGGCGGCGCAGCGGCTATCGAGTATTACGATGCTGACCCCAACCTTTACAAAAACTACCTGCAGAGCTGGTTTGACCACACCGATTCCGACTTCATCTGCGTTGATATCTATCCTCTCTTCGGTACCACAGGTCAGCCCGAAACCTGGAGAACCTACGGTGATTATTGCGAATCCGTCAACCTTGTGGCTGAAGCGGCACGCAATAACAATGCAGAGTTCTGGTGCTGTATCCAGGCTAACGGCTGGACCACCGACAGACGCGACCCCGGCGTGCAGGGCTATCGCTTCCAGAGCTACACTCTCCTCTCATACGGCTGTACCTCCATTCTTCTGTGGTCTATGGACAGCGGTGATGACGAAAACGCATTGTTTAACCCCAAAACAGGCGGAGTAAATCAGCCCATCTATGATGACTGTGCAAAGGTTATGTGGGAAATTAAAAAGCTCTCCGATACCTACATTCAGTATAAGAACCTGGGCGCATTCACTCTCAATTGCACCGATTCTACTCCCTGGCTGAAGATGACCAATGAGTACAAGGACTTCACCGTTCTTTCCGAAACTGTTTCCGACGAGCCTCTTCTCATCGGTTGCTTCGACAAGAAGGACGGCGCGGGACACGCATTCACGGTTGTTAACATGACCAACCTTGGCGAATTCAAGCCCGCAACCCTTAAGTTCAAAATCGCTCAGCCTCTCACCGTAACCCTTTACGATGAAGCTGTTCCCACCGTTCTCACTGCGGACGCAGAGGGATATTATACCATAAATCTCGACTCCGGCGACGGTGTATTCGTTACAGTGGGTTAAAATAACCGCAATACTTTGTTGCCTGCGGGATGTCA
Proteins encoded:
- a CDS encoding S1 RNA-binding domain-containing protein, coding for MSEVKNLDENMSFQELLDQSFKTLHTGEKVTGIITAVMPNEIQVDLGVKHTGILPFDEITEDSSFDVAANFKVGDEITVVLTKFSDSEGIVMLSKKKADSEKSWTAVAEAYESQAILSGKVVEALERGIIVYSGASRIFVPGKLTGLSKDADLKSMVGKTVDFRIIEIDELRHRAKGSIRSVLDEEKKKVADAFWASAEVGTVYDGVIKSITDYGVFVDIGGVEGMVHISELAWKRVKHPTDVVSMGQQIKVFIKALDPEQRRISLGYRTEDTNPWNIFTSKYAIGDVANVKIVGLTAFGAFAEIVPDVDGLIHISQLADRRVNKVDEVVKVGDTVDVKIIDIDTEKKNISLSIRALIEPQEAEAPAEEAEAEVYSTDAPADAE
- a CDS encoding S-layer homology domain-containing protein, with translation MMKKVTAFLFCAIILFVCMLSVSAADYVIWDFTDPIAASEWTGTPEAELEITEHGLKISGEGDNLNISVKVNEEVLLDDYSYVVFEYTGSDVGGGFQLYHWTSTSTGFPYISSYSGSCDVGVVRQHIFDLKATPFETAHWTGKLTNLRIDPFRNQTRREMIIKSLGFFKDADTYDTYVKEKASAAIPYGQPIMLYNPALTNPIFPLTGSNCVIDYKDNYAIVTSTNGPEEKAGNTGDPNFSVNAGFDGTRWQWMKIRLKNLSEATHFEMHFVSDATNGTLTGASCTHFPISSFDEEFVEYIVNVKDANLNSQSVNNNILEDTMWKGNIRQIRFDCMWKAEPSGQMPTGSQMYIDYIGFFRSEAEAKAFTPDPSTEIEKAKKNTGAPTPTWIFDNEEIISTISTWSVDLSLSGGALKVIPTTEDPCLEMRLPFTFDSAEFPIFAYRHKTDSTVGVLAMFYSSDKGANPSNTNVGISVDNSGVWSNVIVDMSTHERAKETWHGNITGLRIDPINGLDLEAEIYIDRFGFFRTRGEAMAFLNEGITAMDYSKPAAFTADYQKAIIPGGTLYEGYKESDFLLSSTTPSGVGTSPVVIRTDADGKQEIVALGYTNDNGFTSFVANKPANYTLGYNHKTYTDIAGHWGEGYINFVSDRTLFGGTSPTEFSPELAMTRGMFITVLGRMHGVDTSKYDGNTGYGDVPVTEYYAPYIQWAKENNLMAPLSEVTFGAEDPIYRETMAAVIANYAKFSGFNMVGYADVINFSDLAGVDATTVEAIEFVQKLGIINGKGGTTFDPKGYSTRAEVATVMERVIKTALGVNTASTAYTPDYFTRDRIRIGAWGFQSDFANEYGMQKLRDLGVDWLIHSGAVSSVYTRDIVLNYADKYGIAINAADASVGSSSVDDPNWNPAVKASEYMHHPSFVGHFFSDEPGTDYHPMLGALSKKYRELMPGKTPFVNLLPMYANAAQLKMSGGAAAIEYYDADPNLYKNYLQSWFDHTDSDFICVDIYPLFGTTGQPETWRTYGDYCESVNLVAEAARNNNAEFWCCIQANGWTTDRRDPGVQGYRFQSYTLLSYGCTSILLWSMDSGDDENALFNPKTGGVNQPIYDDCAKVMWEIKKLSDTYIQYKNLGAFTLNCTDSTPWLKMTNEYKDFTVLSETVSDEPLLIGCFDKKDGAGHAFTVVNMTNLGEFKPATLKFKIAQPLTVTLYDEAVPTVLTADAEGYYTINLDSGDGVFVTVG